The following coding sequences are from one Bufo bufo chromosome 2, aBufBuf1.1, whole genome shotgun sequence window:
- the FST gene encoding follistatin, giving the protein MSHRQGLLGLLVTMSLCHFMEDHTVQAGNCWLQQSKNGRCQVLYRTELSKEECCKTGRLGTSWTEEDVPNNTLFKWMIFNGGAPHCILCKETCENVDCGPGKKCKMNKKNKPRCVCAPDCSNITWKGPVCGLDGKTYKDECALLKAKCKGVPELDVQYQGKCKKTCRDVLCPGTSTCVVDQTNNAYCVTCHRHCPEPTFPEQYLCGNDGITYASACHLRKATCLLGRSIGLAYEGKCIKAKSCEDIKCSIGKKCLWDSRVGRGRCAACEDYCPDSKSDEAVCASDNTTYPSECAMKQAACSLGLLLEVKHTGSCNSINEDPEEDEDEEDPDYSFPLSSVHW; this is encoded by the exons CTGGAAACTGTTGGCTTCAGCAATCCAAGAACGGACGGTGCCAGGTTCTCTACAGGACTGAACTGAGCAAAGAGGAATGCTGCAAAACCGGCAGGCTGGGCACCTCCTGGACCGAGGAAGACGTACCCAACAACACGCTATTCAAATGGATGATATTCAACGGAGGAGCTCCCCACTGCATCCTCTGCAAAG AAACGTGTGAAAACGTGGACTGTGGACccggaaaaaaatgtaaaatgaatAAGAAAAATAAGCCAAGGTGTGTCTGTGCCCCGGACTGCTCCAACATCACCTGGAAGGGCCCCGTGTGTGGTCTGGATGGCAAAACGTACAAGGACGAATGTGCTCTACTCAAGGCCAAATGCAAAGGAGTCCCGGAGCTGGATGTGCAGTATCAAGGCAAATGCAAAA agACATGCAGAGATGTCCTATGTCCAGGTACCTCCACGTGCGTGGTGGACCAGACCAACAATGCCTACTGCGTGACATGTCATCGGCACTGTCCGGAGCCTACCTTCCCAGAACAATATCTATGTGGAAATGATGGGATTACGTACGCCAGCGCTTGTCACCTGCGGAAAGCCACCTGTCTCCTGGGCAGGTCAATCGGTTTGGCGTACGAGGGAAAATGCATAA AGGCCAAGTCATGTGAAGACATCAAGTGCAGCATTGGAAAGAAGTGCCTGTGGGACAGCAGAGTGGGCAGAGGCCGCTGTGCAGCGTGCGAAGATTACTGCCCGGACAGCAAGTCTGACGAAGCGGTTTGCGCCAGCGATAACACCACCTACCCCAGCGAGTGTGCCATGAAGCAGGCCGCCTGCTCTTTGGGTCTACTTTTGGAAGTCAAACACACCGgatcttgcaact CCATTAATGAAGATCCTGAGGAAGACGAGGACGAGGAAGACCCTGACTACAGCTTCCCATTATCTTCAGTCCACTGGTAA